A section of the Oryza sativa Japonica Group chromosome 1, ASM3414082v1 genome encodes:
- the LOC107278147 gene encoding uncharacterized protein, which translates to MDTISGMFRPVFDRIRPSIASAAELSFSRVVSFTGSFNSRTGLLAAGDGEEETTPAQTAAFDIEAPATATTPDQAVRDDAAAAQEGEAAGAAAADDDADEPKRVSKIVQTVCLFVASASLAMSVNLPASGAGGALYGATLAFVCLGLFTSLGLFTSLGLSMYTIVSRPGDAAVAMVQKWAMVLAMASVPASFTLRLCATLPAETLESAWLIFFLLAGAAALYLTLAWKLAGGVRAQHRSVNEERVAGDHV; encoded by the coding sequence atGGACACCATATCTGGCATGTTCCGGCCGGTGTTCGACCGGATCAGGCCGTCCATTGCTTCCGCCGCCGAGCTCAGCTTCAGCCGCGTCGTCAGCTTCACCGGCTCCTTCAACAGCCGGACCGGCCTgctggcggccggcgacggcgaggaggagacgacGCCCGCGCAGACGGCGGCGTTCGACATCGAGGCGCCAGCGACAGCGACGACACCAGATCAAGCTGTCCGTGATGATGCCGCCGCTGCCCAGGAAGGGGaggctgccggcgccgccgccgccgacgacgacgccgacgagccgAAGCGCGTGTCCAAGATCGTCCAGACAGTCTGCCTGTTCGTCGCGTCGGCGTCGCTGGCCATGTCCGTGAACCTCCCGGCGAgcggggccggcggcgcgctCTACGGCGCGACGCTGGCGTTCGTCTGCCTCGGCCTGTTCACCAGCCTCGGCCTGTTCACCAGCCTCGGCCTGTCCATGTACACCATCGTGTCCAGGCCCGGCGACGCCGCGGTGGCGATGGTGCAGAAGTGGGCGATGGTGCTCGCCATGGCGTCCGTGCCCGCGTCGTTCACGCTGCGCCTGTGCGCCACGCTCCCCGCGGAGACGCTGGAGTCGGCGTggctcatcttcttcctccttgccggcgccgccgcgctctacCTCACGCTGGCGTGGAAGCTGGCCGGCGGTGTACGGGCCCAGCACCGGAGCGTCAACGAGGAGCGGGTCGCCGGCGACCATGTCTAG